In one window of Denticeps clupeoides chromosome 2, fDenClu1.1, whole genome shotgun sequence DNA:
- the eefsec gene encoding selenocysteine-specific elongation factor isoform X1, whose translation MSDSNPRTLNFNVGVLGHVDSGKTSLARALSSTASTAAFDKNPQSRERGITLDLGFSAFTVELPEQLYAPCHQRGFDSLQFTLVDCPGHASLIRTIIGGSQIIDLMMLVVDIVKGMQTQTAECLLIGELTCSRMLVILNKIDLLASNKRQSAIEKMTKRIHKTLENTRFKDCPVIAVAAKPGGPDAGDSVEPMGVPELIQALKSQAFFPNRDPSGSLLMAVDHCFSIRGQGTVMTGTILQGAININDNVEIPALKVTRKVKSLQMFRRPVNTAVQGDRVGVCVTQFDPKLLERGVVCLPGSLHTLYAAVISVHKIGYFRGTLSSRAKFHISVGHETVMARVCFFGSAMSPGNQTDQSRGQIDSDATFSFSFDREYCHQDEYVVGQAGTPDPEQWALLEFEKPVTCPPLSLVIGSRLDTDIHANLCRLAFHGKLLHGMEDKNYMENSLPRLHISKDKHKEGIVERVTDDYSVIGRNLFKKETNLQLFVGLKVTLSSGETGVIEGGFGQSGKIKIRIPEGLKDETKQFFSTKKKGKASARSETAKEDEQLSTKDNSQPITIHLNFKRFVFDPLKKMVQV comes from the exons ATGTCGGACTCGAACCCCCGAACTCTCAACTTCAACGTGGGGGTGCTGGGCCACGTCGACAGCGGGAAGACGTCACTGGCCCGCGCGTTGAGCAGCACGGCCTCTACCGCCGCCTTCGACAAGAACCCACAGTCACGGGAGCGCGGCATCACTCTCGACCTCGGCTTCAGCGCGTTCACCGTGGAGCTGCCGGAGCAGCTGTACGCGCCCTGTCACCAGCGTGGCTTCGACAGTCTGCAGTTCACGCTGGTGGACTGTCCCGGCCACGCGTCGCTCATCCGCACCATCATCGGGG GATCTCAAATCATTGACCTGATGATGTTAGTGGTTGACATAGTGAAGGGCATGCAGACGCAGACAGCAGAATGTCTTTTGATTGGGGAGCTCACCTGCTCTCGCATGCTTGTAATCCTGAACAAAATTGACCTCTTGGCCAGCAACAAGAGACAGAGTGCCATTGAAAAGATGACAAAAAGGATTCACAAAACTCTGGAAAACACCag GTTTAAGGACTGTCCAGTCATTGCAGTGGCAGCAAAACCTGGAGGTCCTGATGCTGGTGACTCTGTGGAGCCTATGGGAGTTCCTGAGCTGATACAG GCTCTGAAGTCCCAGGCCTTCTTCCCCAACAGAGACCCTTCTGGATCTTTACTCATGGCTGTAGACCACTGCTTTTCCATACGTGGCCAGGGAACAGTAATGACTGGAACCATCTTGCAGGGAGCAATTAATATCAATGACAATGTGGAGATTCCAGCCCTGAAG GTGACTCGAAAGGTCAAGTCACTTCAGATGTTCCGGCGGCCAGTTAACACTGCAGTGCAGGGTGACCGCgtgggcgtgtgtgtgacaCAGTTTGACCCTAAGCTGCTTGAGCGAGGTGTGGTGTGTTTACCAGGGTCACTGCACACACTGTACGCTGCTGTCATCTCTGTACACAAAATCGGCTATTTCAGAGGAACACTGAGCAGCCGAGCCAAATTCCACATCAGTGTCGGACATGAGACAGTAATGGCACGGGTTTGCTTTTttggttcagccatgtctcctGGTAATCAAACTGACCAATCAAGAGGTCAGATAGACTCAGATGCCACCTTTTCCTTCTCTTTCGATCGAGAGTATTGCCATCAGGATGAGTATGTGGTTGGCCAGGCTGGCACCCCAGACCCTGAGCAGTGGGCTCTCCTGGAGTTTGAGAAGCCAGTCACATGTCCACCTCTGTCCCTGGTGATTGGATCACGACTTGACACAGATATCCATGCCAACTTGTGCCGATTGGCCTTCCATGGAAAACTCCTGCATGGCATGGAAGACAAGAACTACATGGAGAATAGTCTGCCCCGCCTTCACATAAGCAAGGACAAACACAAGGAGGGAATTGTGGAaagg GTTACTGATGACTACAGTGTGATTGGCCGGAACCTGTTCAAGAAGGAGACCAATCTGCAGCTTTTTGTTGGGTTAAAGGTAACACTCTCTTCAGGAGAGACAGGCGTCATCGAAGGTGGTTTTGGTCAGAGTGGGAAAATCAAGATCAGAATTCCAG AGGGACTGAAGGATGAAACCAAGCAGTTCTTCTctactaaaaaaaaaggaaaggcaaGTGCAAGAAGTGAAACAGCCAAAGAAGATGAGCAACTCTCAACCAAGGACAACTCTCAACCAATCACAATCCACCTCAATTTTAAGAGATTTGTCTTTGACCCTCTAAAGAAGATGGTTCAGGTGTGA
- the ruvbl1 gene encoding ruvB-like 1 yields the protein MKIEEVKSTTKTQRIASHSHVKGLGLDESGYAKQSASGLVGQETAREACGIIVELIRSKKMAGRAILLAGPPGTGKTALALAMAQELGNKVPFCPMVGSEVYSSEIKKTEVLMENFRRAIGLRIKETKEVYEGEVTELTPCETENPMGGYGKTISHVIIGLKTAKGTKQLKLDPSIYESLQKERVEVGDVIYIEANSGAVKRQGRCDTFATEFDLEAEEYVPLPKGDVHKKKEIIQDVTLHDLDVANARPQGGQDIMSMMGQLMKPKKTEITDKLRVEINKLVNKYIDKGVAELVPGVLFVDEVHMFDIECFTYLHRALESSIAPIVVFASNRGQCLVRGTEDITSPHGIPRDLLDRVMIIRTMLYTPQELKQIIKIRAQTEGISITEEALTHLGDIGTKTTLRYAVQLLTPASLLARVQGKDGVEREHVEEINELFYDAKSSAKILQDQHTKFLK from the exons atgaagatcGAAGAGGTGAAAAGCACCACTAAGACCCAGCGCATCGCATCGCACAGTCATGTGAAAGGACTCGGGCTGGACGAGTCAGGATACGCGAAGCAGTCAGCTTCCGGCCTGGTCGGACAGGAGACCGCCAGAGAG GCATGCGGGATCATTGTAGAACTCATCCGCTCCAAGAAGATGGCCGGGAGAGCGATTTTACTAGCAGGACCACCTGGtacaggaaag ACTGCACTGGCGCTGGCTATGGCACAGGAGCTGGGTAATAAGGTGCCCTTCTGCCCGATGGTGGGTAGTGAGGTTTACTCATCAGAGATCAAAAAGACTGAGGTGCTCATGGAGAACTTCAGGAGGGCAATTG gtCTGCGCATCAAAGAGACTAAGGAGGTATACGAGGGGGAGGTGACTGAGTTGACCCCATGTGAGACAGAGAACCCCATGGGTGGTTATGGGAAAACAATCAGCCATGTCATCATAGGATTAAAAACAGCAAAGGGCACCAAGCAGCTCAAG ctGGATCCCAGTATCTATGAGAGCCTTCAGAAGGAGAGAGTTGAGGTGGGGGATGTTATCTACATTGAGGCCAACAGTGGTGCAGTCAAG AGGCAGGGACGCTGCGACACGTTTGCAACAGAGTTTGATCTAGAGGCAGAAGAGTATGTCCCACTGCCAAAAGGAGATGTGCACAAGAAGAAGGAGATCATACAGGACGTAACCCTGCATGACCTGGATGTAGCTAATGCCCGTCCACAg GGCGGCCAGGATATCATGTCTATGATGGGCCAGTTGATGAAACCTAAGAAGACCGAAATTACAG ATAAGCTGCGTGTGGAAATCAATAAGTTGGTGAATAAGTACATTGACAAGGGTGTGGCAGAACTGGTCCCAGGTGTGTTATTTGTGGATGAGGTTCACATGTTCGATATTGAGTGTTTCACCTACCTGCACCGTGCACTGGAGAGCTCTATTGCTCCCATTGTCGTCTTCGCCTCCAATCGTGGGCAATGCCTTGTCAG AGGAACAGAGGATATCACCTCTCCACATGGGATTCCACGGGACCTGCTGGACCGAGTCATGATCATTAGAACTATGCTCTACACTCCACAAGAGCTGAAGCAG ATCATAAAAATCCGTGCACAGACTGAAGGCATCAGTATCACGGAGGAAGCTCTAACACACCTTGGAGACATCGGTACCAAGACTACACTCAG GTATGCAGTGCAGCTCCTGACCCCAGCTAGCTTGCTGGCTCGTGTGCAGGGTAAGGATGGCGTGGAGCGAGAACACGTGGAGGAAATCAATGAGCTCTTCTATGATGCAAAGTCGTCGGCTAAAATCCTACAGGATCAGCACACAAAGTTcttgaaataa
- the cela1.6 gene encoding chymotrypsin-like elastase family member 1.6 — protein MLRFVVLTVLAALVVAERPEPRYLEEAVEERVVGGEIASPNAWPWQISLQYQSGSMYYHTCGGTLIKPGWVMTAAHCVDSSRTWRVVLGEHDLNANSGREQIKGVSRVYIHPNWNSNNVASGYDIALLRLSSDVVLNSYVKLGLLPPSGQVLPNNNPCYITGWGRTSTGGSLSAQLKQAYLPVVDYSTCSRSDWWGSTVKNTMVCAGGGSLSGCNGDSGGPLNCQVNGQYVVHGVTSFVSSLGCNTQKKPTVFTRVSAYLGWMEGVGAGL, from the exons ATGCTGAGATTTGTGGTGCTGACTGTCCTCGCTGCCCTGG TGGTGGCTGAAAGGCCCGAGCCCAGGTATCTGGAGGAGGCTGTAGAGGAAAGGGTGGTTGGAGGTGAGATCGCCAGTCCCAACGCATGGCCATGGCAG ATCTCTCTGCAGTACCAGTCTGGCAGTATGTACTACCACACCTGTGGAGGCACTCTGATCAAACCAGGCTGGGTAATGACTGCTGCCCACTGTGTGGACAG CTCCCGTACTTGGCGCGTTGTCTTAGGAGAGCATGACCTCAATGCCAATAGTGGTAGGGAGCAGATTAAGGGTGTGAGTCGCGTCTATATCCACCCCAACTGGAATTCCAACAATGTGGCCAGCGG ATATGACATTGCCCTGCTGCGTCTGTCCTCTGACGTTGTACTCAACTCGTATGTGAAGCTGGGTCTGCTGCCCCCATCTGGGCAGGTCCTCCCCAACAACAACCCCTGCTACATCACTGGCTGGGGCCGCACCTCCA CGGGTGGTAGCCTCTCTGCCCAGCTGAAGCAGGCCTATCTGCCTGTGGTGGACTACAGCACCTGCAGCAGGTCCGACTGGTGGGGCAGCACTGTTAAGAACACCATGGTGTGCGCAGGAGGTGGCAGTTTGTCTGGATGCAAT GGAGATTCTGGTGGTCCTCTGAACTGCCAGGTCAACGGTCAGTATGTAGTCCATGGAGTCACCAGCTTTGTGTCCTCTCTTGGCTGCAACACTCAGAAGAAGCCCACTGTCTTCACCCGTGTGTCTGCCTACCTGGGCTGGATGGAGGGTGTAGGAGCTGGTTTATAA
- the eefsec gene encoding selenocysteine-specific elongation factor isoform X2 — MAQAQYWHHCSGKGSQIIDLMMLVVDIVKGMQTQTAECLLIGELTCSRMLVILNKIDLLASNKRQSAIEKMTKRIHKTLENTRFKDCPVIAVAAKPGGPDAGDSVEPMGVPELIQALKSQAFFPNRDPSGSLLMAVDHCFSIRGQGTVMTGTILQGAININDNVEIPALKVTRKVKSLQMFRRPVNTAVQGDRVGVCVTQFDPKLLERGVVCLPGSLHTLYAAVISVHKIGYFRGTLSSRAKFHISVGHETVMARVCFFGSAMSPGNQTDQSRGQIDSDATFSFSFDREYCHQDEYVVGQAGTPDPEQWALLEFEKPVTCPPLSLVIGSRLDTDIHANLCRLAFHGKLLHGMEDKNYMENSLPRLHISKDKHKEGIVERVTDDYSVIGRNLFKKETNLQLFVGLKVTLSSGETGVIEGGFGQSGKIKIRIPEGLKDETKQFFSTKKKGKASARSETAKEDEQLSTKDNSQPITIHLNFKRFVFDPLKKMVQV; from the exons ATGGCACAGGCACAGTACTGGCACCACTGCAGTGGAAAAG GATCTCAAATCATTGACCTGATGATGTTAGTGGTTGACATAGTGAAGGGCATGCAGACGCAGACAGCAGAATGTCTTTTGATTGGGGAGCTCACCTGCTCTCGCATGCTTGTAATCCTGAACAAAATTGACCTCTTGGCCAGCAACAAGAGACAGAGTGCCATTGAAAAGATGACAAAAAGGATTCACAAAACTCTGGAAAACACCag GTTTAAGGACTGTCCAGTCATTGCAGTGGCAGCAAAACCTGGAGGTCCTGATGCTGGTGACTCTGTGGAGCCTATGGGAGTTCCTGAGCTGATACAG GCTCTGAAGTCCCAGGCCTTCTTCCCCAACAGAGACCCTTCTGGATCTTTACTCATGGCTGTAGACCACTGCTTTTCCATACGTGGCCAGGGAACAGTAATGACTGGAACCATCTTGCAGGGAGCAATTAATATCAATGACAATGTGGAGATTCCAGCCCTGAAG GTGACTCGAAAGGTCAAGTCACTTCAGATGTTCCGGCGGCCAGTTAACACTGCAGTGCAGGGTGACCGCgtgggcgtgtgtgtgacaCAGTTTGACCCTAAGCTGCTTGAGCGAGGTGTGGTGTGTTTACCAGGGTCACTGCACACACTGTACGCTGCTGTCATCTCTGTACACAAAATCGGCTATTTCAGAGGAACACTGAGCAGCCGAGCCAAATTCCACATCAGTGTCGGACATGAGACAGTAATGGCACGGGTTTGCTTTTttggttcagccatgtctcctGGTAATCAAACTGACCAATCAAGAGGTCAGATAGACTCAGATGCCACCTTTTCCTTCTCTTTCGATCGAGAGTATTGCCATCAGGATGAGTATGTGGTTGGCCAGGCTGGCACCCCAGACCCTGAGCAGTGGGCTCTCCTGGAGTTTGAGAAGCCAGTCACATGTCCACCTCTGTCCCTGGTGATTGGATCACGACTTGACACAGATATCCATGCCAACTTGTGCCGATTGGCCTTCCATGGAAAACTCCTGCATGGCATGGAAGACAAGAACTACATGGAGAATAGTCTGCCCCGCCTTCACATAAGCAAGGACAAACACAAGGAGGGAATTGTGGAaagg GTTACTGATGACTACAGTGTGATTGGCCGGAACCTGTTCAAGAAGGAGACCAATCTGCAGCTTTTTGTTGGGTTAAAGGTAACACTCTCTTCAGGAGAGACAGGCGTCATCGAAGGTGGTTTTGGTCAGAGTGGGAAAATCAAGATCAGAATTCCAG AGGGACTGAAGGATGAAACCAAGCAGTTCTTCTctactaaaaaaaaaggaaaggcaaGTGCAAGAAGTGAAACAGCCAAAGAAGATGAGCAACTCTCAACCAAGGACAACTCTCAACCAATCACAATCCACCTCAATTTTAAGAGATTTGTCTTTGACCCTCTAAAGAAGATGGTTCAGGTGTGA